The Branchiostoma floridae strain S238N-H82 chromosome 8, Bfl_VNyyK, whole genome shotgun sequence genome has a segment encoding these proteins:
- the LOC118421264 gene encoding uncharacterized protein LOC118421264 has translation MATDKYLTASQKAVDCLLNTICQPDFRKEHKDLSFYFKSVTSLLLGGKVREANIILDHIKDTCTKDGDYISPGAEVGQKSANGAYNEFWAYANGWIAMGAIRLQRFDVAYPAYAYIQEQFFHPALGGATVKPYSKTEPNIVEVLSTSHLGMVFMTFGDLEKARRCGELLMVFTKSNKEDPNTFYLRMDDNQKLVKDFPTEAAAICAVKATEPNQLYFFLGYPVAFLVKLAAATGNQSFR, from the exons ATGGCGACAGACAAGTATCTGACAGCCAGTCAGAAAGCCGTGGACTGTCTTCTAAATACGATCTGTCAACCCGACTTCAGGAAGGAACACAAGGATCTGTCCTTCTATTTCAA GTCAGTGACCTCCCTGTTGCTGGGTGGGAAGGTAAGAGAGGCAAACATTATCCTGGACCACATCAAAG aCACGTGCACGAAAGATGGCGACTATATCTCACCTGGTGCGGAGGTCGGACAGAAGAGTGCCAACGGAGCGTACAACGAGTTTTGGGCGTATGCCAACGGTTGGATTGCGATGGGGGCGATACGGCTGCAGAGGTTTGACGTTGCATATCCTGCGTACGCGTACATCCAGGAGCAGTTCTTCCACCCAGCGCTAGGTGGCGCTACTGTCAAACCTTACTCTAAGACAG AGCCAAACATTGTCGAGGTCCTTTCAACCTCCCATCTGGGCATGGTTTTCATGACCTTTGGTGACCTTGAGAAGGCTCGGAGGTGCGGCGAACTCCTCATGGTGTTTACCAAGTCCAACAAGGAGGATCCCAACACCTTCTATCTGCGGATGGATGACAATCAGAAACTG GTAAAAGACTTCCCCACTGAGGCAGCAGCCATTTGTGCAGTGAAGGCAACTGAGCCTAACCAGCTCTACTTCTTCCTTGGTTACCCTGTTGCTTTCCTGGTGAAACTTGCCGCTGCCACTGGTAACCAGTCCTTTAGGTAG
- the LOC118421196 gene encoding collagen alpha-1(IX) chain-like: MSNRATPLRGLSVGIGLPGPRGPKGDPGSGSGTPGAPGLPGPPGRQGAPGLTGEKGFRGDRGAPGLSGLKGQKGEPGLGTGGFNPSAQVGPRGFPGPPGPTGPPGLKGNQGFVGPEGPPGPEGPPGPYGRPGPAGPAGRPGLATSADGAREFVPEEVAQEVCDLYQKFDFLELAVLQPTGKTTTSKESLPVRTARTEPIPPAQPTICTAKNVKKVCGQCESVKGQQVCRICRARGGTSGRSCRYCKKCHQCRDCKKALKTYKERAIEPREAPEFCRLL, from the exons ATGTCAAATCGTGCTACGCC TTTGAGGGGACTATCTGTCGGAATTGGTCTCCCGGGACCACGGGGTCCGAAGGGAGACCCGGGATCGGGTTCGGGTACCCCGGGGGCCCCGGGGCTGCCTGGACCGCCCGGGAGACAAGGAGCTCCGGGTCTGACCGGTGAGAAGGGTTTTCGCGGAGACAGAGGTGCTCCCGGACTCTCCGGTCTGAAGGGGCAGAAAGGTGAACCCGGCTTGGGTACCGGAGGATTCAATCCGTCAGCACAGG TTGGGCCACGAGGTTTCCCTGGCCCCCCTGGACCGACGGGTCCACCTGGACTGAAGGGTAACCAGGGGTTTGTTGGACCGGAGGGACCACCTGGACCGGAGGGGCCGCCTGGACCGTACGGACGGCCCGGTCCAGCTGGACCTGCCGGCAGACCTGGACTGGCAACTTCAGCTGAC GGGGCCCGGGAGTTCGTACCTGAAGAAGTTGCCCAAGAAGTCTGCGATCTGTATCAGAAGTTTGACTTCTTGGAACTCGCTGTTCTGCAACCAACGGGAAAAACTACAACAT CAAAGGAAAGCCTACCTGTAAGGACTGCACGTACCGAACCCATCCCTCCGGCACAACCCACCATCTGCACAGCGAAAAATGTGAAAAAG GTCTGCGGTCAGTGCGAGTCTGTAAAGGGTCAGCAGGTGTGCAGAATCTGCCGTGCCAGAGGAGGGACCTCTGGCAGGTCATGTAGGTACTGCAAGAAGTGTCACCAGTGCCGAGACTGCAAGAAGGCCCTGAAGACCTACAAGGAACGCGCCATCGAGCCGAGAGAAGCGCCCGAATTTTGTCGGCTGTTGTAA
- the LOC118421197 gene encoding GLIPR1-like protein 1 produces the protein MWLAVVCVSLCACFEDIFAASSLSTRGKEAIVAAHNNYRRNVAPLAANMQQMSWNEDLADIAQAWADRCIFDHNAQRADTFRGSVGENIYVSSGEYTPGDEVDDWHTERKDYTYSTNQCARTCGHYTQVVWARTNQVGCGNTVGEKPYVNGPPCSMCGNTGCDSNLCGASFGRPTDTGNDNNNGNGRPEFGFPGASDGREPVDIPNTNGGCCDRVEALERRVVALEEQVVLYKCTCNMTSNLSIPVFLSLGPYNRYGGG, from the exons ATGTGGTTGGCAGTGGTGTGTGTCAGTCTCTGCGCCTGTTTTGAGGACATTTTTGCAGCGTCGTCGTTGTCCACTAGAGGGAAGGAAGCGATTGTCGCTGCCCACAACAACTACAGGAGAAATGTGGCCCCGCTAGCTGCGAATATGCAACAAATG TCATGGAACGAAGACTTGGCTGACATAGCCCAGGCTTGGGCGGACAGGTGCATCTTCGACCATAATGCACAGCGAGCGGACACATTTCGGGGATCGGTAGGAGAAAACATCTACGTCAGTTCCg GAGAATACACTCCAGGAGACGAGGTCGACGATTGGCACACTGAACGGAAAGACTACACTTACTCAACCAATCAGTGTGCCCGTACCTGCGGACATTATACTCAG GTTGTCTGGGCCAGGACGAACCAGGTAGGATGTG GAAACACCGTTGGTGAGAAACCGTATGTGAACGGACCCCCGTGCTCGATGTGTGGCAACACTGGATGTGACAGCAACTTATGTG GTGCCTCCTTCGGGAGACCGACGGATACtggaaatgataataataatgggAATGGCAGACCGGAATTCGGGTTTCCTGGGGCTTCTGATGGTCGGGAGCCCGTGGACATCCCGAATACAAACGGAG GTTGCTGTGACAGAGTGGAGGCTCTGGAGAGACGAGTAGTGGCACTGGAAGAGCAGGtagttttgtacaaatgtacatgtaatatgacgaGTAACCTGTCCATCCCCGTATTTTTATCTCTAGGACCATACAATCGCTACGGCGGGGGCTAG